The window CCCGGCTGGGATAATAAATTTGCGAGAACGGGGCTCCGAGCAGCTAAAATGGCTCGATGAGCAGGAAATACTTTCCCTTGAACTAAAAACTCAAAATCTGTATACTGTCTCTTCCGAGCAGCAAGCCACAGTTGAGCCATGCAGAGCAAGTCTACTAATTCATAGCGGTAGTTGGGTATGTTCTCGTTGACATGGATGTAATATGTGATTGTAACGGGGAGTGGAAGAGGTCCGGTATGCAAAATGAACACTTTACGAAGTTCATCCTCCATTATTTGCTTCGGTTGCATCTCAGTAGTGTCAGATTCAGTCATTCCAGGACAAGTCAGTGTCAGTAAAACTCTATGTAATTGAATGCCGATTTTATGATGATTAGAACTAGTAAAGGTGAGTAAAAAGCCTGGTTGGtcgttttttctctcttgtccAGCAGTGCAATTTAAGCTGACTAAGAAAAGTTTTTCGTTTCTGAATTGAAATGGCTGTGAAATTATGGGATAATCCACTGGCATTTTTTCTACAAGCCAACGAAACTTTAATATCAGCCCATGGCGATAAACTTGAGGGCCGTGAGGCGTAGATGCCTGTACAAATCAAGAATTCCATTGATGAGAGCATTATAAGTGAAGTGAAAATTTACGTATACCGTTTCACCGGACATGGCAGTACTCAATTTTAAAGCCAAATCGAAGAAGGGGCAGTCGCTAGAAGATAATCCCCACTTATCCTAGCTCTGGAGAATTTTCATCGACAAGATCTTACTTTAAGTAAAAGCACCTGCTTCTTCATATTTTTCTGCTACCTGCAGCCACGAGTGACAGCGATGAAGTGTGCagactaaaaaaaatagcaacacCGCACAGTTGCCAAATTTATCTATGTTGCCAAAATCTGTAAATCAGGAAATAACTTcagattatttctttttaaatttaaatttacaGTTTGGATGGAAACCATGCTCCCATTGATCAGCACGAAAAACTATTGTGCTTACGTGGCGCAGAATGCGGAATACTTGGCGTCAAAAACATCCAGCATGAAGTCATTAGCAAATTCACTCACTGTGGCCGACTATTTCAAGTTAGTCGAGCAGCTTCAGCAAGGAACAGTTCCTACAACGGCCCGCAATGAAGTGGCTAAATTAGTCCAGTCTCTTTCTCAACCAATGATATCAGCTCATGCGTCTAAGATGTTTATGCAATATCTACGAAAATTGGTATCAGACCCATCTGGCCGGCCTGATATGTGCAAGAAAATGGTCAGCTGCCTACGTGCTGATGCCCATTCATACGAATCTTGGCGCAAAGAGTACCGTTCCAACTTACTTTCTTCCAGTTGTTTCCTGCAGTGGGTCGCTGATAATGAACAAATGTTTGCACGTGAATCTCAAGATTTCCAAGCAACGCTTAGTCACTTCCAGACCATCAACAGCACTTATCCCCCAACGGGCAAACCCCAACAGGGTCTCAATGGCTGCATTCAACTCTGTGAATATTTGATGGgaagcaaaaagaacaagaaaaagccGACCAGATCGGGGTCGAAGCTGAAGTACCTCAACTACATGATGTTGATTGCGTTGGCCTACTTGGTGTACTACGATACACGCGTGTACGGCGATGGCCAGTTTGTCAATAGCCGTCTGGGGAAAGCTGCTGAACGTTCTGGCATTACAGCCAAAGTGTTGGAACTTCATCAGCTCGCGCAGCCTTATTTAGCCGAAGCGGAAGATCGTTTCGTCCTACTCAGAGATGTGGTCTATCGCAAAACAGGAGAAATTCACCAACGTGCCGAGCCTTATTTAGCTCAAGTCGGCGATGGGATGATCCAATTGAAGAATGCAGTCTATCGTAAAGGAGAAGAACTCTATCCAGGCATTTGGAGCGCAGCGGATGAGAAATATCAAGCCCTTGTTTTGGtgacgaaagaaaaagctgCTCTTGGTTATGCGATGGCCATGGAATACACCGAACTCGGAATGGAAGCTGGTGCTCAATATTGGGAGAAATTCGTCGAATGGAGTGCCGTTTACCGTCAGCAATTAGCCGAGCAAACTGTAAAGGTTATTGAACTGACTGGAGGCTACGTTCAATGCGCGCGTAAGACGATTGCAGAGTTTATGGAGAAAGAACAAGTTCAACATGCCCTCAAGTACTCGTACGACATGTATCATAAAGCCCTTCACGCTGTCGGCTTGTGTTCTCATTAACTTTCCATGTCGGTTggtcttttcaaaattgattcttttgttttcggttcTGAACATTTAAGTCCTTAGTTGTGAAATGTCACTTCAGGgaacaatgatttttttttttttaagaaaagaaattatccGTTCGGCAAACAACGTCCAACATTTGACAGATTATGAAAGCGGAATACATATGATGGGGTGGAAGAcgcagttttattttttcccataggtttctttcttttcttaggTGGCCACAAGTTCTATATCTCACCGACGTTTCATTTCCTATTAATTCCTGTGCGAGCGGGCATTTACAATCCTTCGAATATTGGATCGTTGTGAACTCTTCGGAACGGTAAATTTGTTCAGGTCTATCGATTTTCTGGATTTCGTATTTAAAATTGCACAGGTGTAAGTGGGACAAACGAGACTCCAACCCACaaagtggttttttttgtatcggTGTTAAGATGTTAATGGCTGGTGGTAAGTAGTATTACTAGTTTACGGCGACAGACATGTTCACCGAAACGGATTGCTATCTCTGGAGGCAATTATAATACGAAAGGCATGCACGTTCAGCTGTAGGTGAAGCAGATAAAAAGCCGTGCCAATTAAACTCACACGCGCTTACAGTATGTTCGTGGCAACCAGAATCTATGTTATTATGTGTGACTCGGGAAACCGGAAGCGTTGTGAAAAGACCGAGAtatcgtttaattttttcgGTTGTTTATTCTTGATAAATGGTCTGACATTGAAGGCACGAACGagctcttattttttttataacatcAACATGGCCTTGTGAAATGTGTATCTAAATAATTTATTAGTGGActgtaaaaacattttcgtcgGATATAAGGTAAACAATGTAGTTATTTGGTTAACAATTTTACTACccatttaataaaaaaaaattctgttttctttcaggTTTGTGTACATCTTCACAGATTAAAAGAGAGAGACTCAGCATCCCGCTAAACCACGAAGATGTTTACTTGATCCTATAAGCATCCCGTTGAAGTATAGGTACGTAACATGGATGAATTAATACGTTATGGAATTATGCCAATCGAATCAGACCGAATGACCGACTGACGATAGCCTATATAAGCGACCGCTACACACTAGTTTAAGCCCAGTTGGAATTCGTTCTCAGTGCCGACTTGTAGTCTGTATCATCATGCGCAAGGTATACCATCACCAACAACGTTGTTCCGTTTGCCTCTGGACTTAAACTTCGTTTAACGCTCCGATCAaagtgaaacattttctttaaatattcaatagGTCCCGCAGTCGTTTAAAGTGTTGCTCCTTTTTGGTCTTATACTTGGCCAGCATGTGACCGACGCAGCCCTAAAgtttaaaggaaaaaggagaGGTTAAATCTacatgttgaaaaattttaaccaATTGATCACATACATATTCATCAACTTCTTGTTTtgctaaatgtttttaaacataaaaattagGTGGACAGGCCAACCACGGACTTCAGTTGGGGGGTAAAAGATACAAAAGTGGATCCCATGGAAGTGCAAGTGGTATCACACATTTTTACTTCAAAACGAGGCACTACTTAACTTTATTGACGCATTAACATTTAATGTTCTTTTTCTAGTTTCAAAAGTGTTAGAAGGAACCTCTCCAGTCCTCGCCCCTCAGCCATTAACAGCTTATACGTCATCAAAAGTACATCTCGCATCGGTTCCTATTATGGCACTTCCATCTCCACATTACTCTCGAACAGGATATGAAATTTGGAACGCTGGAACAGAAGGAAGTGACCATGGAAGAGCAATATGGCATAGTGGCAATCCTCGTCTATACGGTCCTTCTACTTACGGCCCACCGCGTGTGCATCTTACGCCTGAAGATCTCATCATCCGACCTGAGGAACCCAGTTCTTGGCACGCTGAAAGAATAAGTAATGCAATAATAGATAGCCCATCGATTAGAGGGCCGACAGGTAGCCATCACCTGGATACAGAACCCATCGCTCCAGGTGGGCAAAACAAAGTAGGCAAACTGCTTGCCCTAGCAATTGCCTATTCATACGGTGTACCGACACTTCCGAAGATCAAGAGTTTGCTGGAGGAGGATAtgtagaaatgaaacaagtcCCTGGATTGTGGGAAACCCAGCAGCATCAGTGATACATTTTCTCGTTCACTCCAGTGAAAGAATTAAGAAGAAATAAGGTGTGAAAATGTAACAGTTTATTTCTCAGCTGGTCCAAAAGATTGATTTTCTTGTCttctatttatatttttatttcccagtTTTATGTTGTAATAATTTATCAACTCCCATTGTAGAAAAATTTCAGCTACAGTCTCACACTTATGTATTTTTCCTGTCTTGTATCAACGCCAGTAGCATGACGAGTTGATGACTAGTAACGGATCTTCGTTTTCTGTTAACTCTACAAATTCAATATTCCGTTACCAATTTTCCCATCCAACAGTTTGAAACTTTTTGTTCTCATCATCATTTATGAAGCTTTTTCTTGTTATAGCATatgattgctgttgttgtttgtaaTAATAGAGAGCTTATCAACTTATATGGCAACTGTGTGACTTACTGTACTTTCTTTAGCACGTAAGCAATGGACGATTTCTTAAAACCGTAACATGGCCGAATCAAACTTTAATTATTGAAGTattcttacaaaaaaaacgaaaatagatGGACCGACTGTTATGTAGCGAACTTGCAgctgtccccccccccccccccttaatcTGCGAAGGAAATCGAAACTTGAACGTTCCAGGTTCTGGTTAGACGAGCCAACTCATAAGGAAAGACAAACACATGGACGTTTGCTTTAATTTTACCAGGACAGACGATTACCTGTAAATCTCAAGGCTGTCATCTTGCTCAGCGTTTGTTCGTGTCACGTACCATTTGCCATAAGGAAAAGGACGTAAGAAAATAGGAAGCCAACAATAGTTTTCATCGTATGTCTCACATCATGAACGTCTTGCGTCTAACGAAGAGTAGTTTGAGAAATCTATTCAACCGATACACACAGGATGTAGCTGATGAAATACAGATAACGCTCAGCCTGTTTTTTACGATCCAAGTTGTGGTTCTGGTGCGTGAATGAGCGTGAGTCTCATATATGGCTACACAGGCTACCTATTTTATACCTTATACGATATGTTCTCACTAAGGCTCACTTGTCTACTATTATAGGTCACGGTATAACCTTCACTATACAGCCAAGAGTTTCTTGATAAATACGACACGAGTAGATGTCGTAAAACACTTTTGGTCACGCTTTGCCCGCCAAAAATGAAGCATGAAGATGATGACTGTTCTTTTAAATCAAGTGAGAATTCATTTGCAGCTATGACTGTTCCTTTTGAATAAAGAATGCTTTCACCTGTGCTCTAAAAGAACCTCTT of the Daphnia carinata strain CSIRO-1 chromosome 10, CSIRO_AGI_Dcar_HiC_V3, whole genome shotgun sequence genome contains:
- the LOC130701151 gene encoding uncharacterized protein LOC130701151 — its product is MSGETASTPHGPQVYRHGLILKFRWLVEKMPVDYPIISQPFQFRNEKLFLVSLNCTAGQERKNDQPGFLLTFTSSNHHKIGIQLHRVLLTLTCPGMTESDTTEMQPKQIMEDELRKVFILHTGPLPLPVTITYYIHVNENIPNYRYELVDLLCMAQLWLAARKRQYTDFEFLVQGKVFPAHRAILAARSPVLANLLSQPGIDFLRIEDIDASVFEEFLHFIYTGRLTTSANDVQLLAAAERYQVNTLMKLCQNATQGSESSNRILDLTSI
- the LOC130701107 gene encoding transmembrane protein 214-like isoform X2 — translated: MYDDEHKNPGQWEVVGGKTSSKPKGKTASSKMNGAGTKTGAAPKPIIKVDELVTPLDTKYALLDPQLRAKAKQDALGVPDKPASKSKPKAASTTVNKDVVKKKPSKEVVKEKVPKSLPEALKQINTAELNTAMTTVKARFSGSRLLWLKELASYLNNHTSTELDPVFSGKSRDYPSSVLSSELKTLITSTIQSCDDEALSAFFDQSLITMPSDMNRGVSVSGTKIVLQLLSFHRPTVVLAHLAHANEFLAANESNRAVTLSILWVLAQSSFKDSRVGIQVWMETMLPLISTKNYCAYVAQNAEYLASKTSSMKSLANSLTVADYFKLVEQLQQGTVPTTARNEVAKLVQSLSQPMISAHASKMFMQYLRKLVSDPSGRPDMCKKMVSCLRADAHSYESWRKEYRSNLLSSSCFLQWVADNEQMFARESQDFQATLSHFQTINSTYPPTGKPQQGLNGCIQLCEYLMGSKKNKKKPTRSGSKLKYLNYMMLIALAYLVYYDTRVYGDGQFVNSRLGKAAERSGITAKVLELHQLAQPYLAEAEDRFVLLRDVVYRKTGEIHQRAEPYLAQVGDGMIQLKNAVYRKGEELYPGIWSAADEKYQALVLVTKEKAALGYAMAMEYTELGMEAGAQYWEKFVEWSAVYRQQLAEQTVKVIELTGGYVQCARKTIAEFMEKEQVQHALKYSYDMYHKALHAVGLCSH
- the LOC130701107 gene encoding transmembrane protein 214-like isoform X1, which gives rise to MISVIRPTARWCFCWHPERLTWTTEKKYSRLKETFPVLNQEIMYDDEHKNPGQWEVVGGKTSSKPKGKTASSKMNGAGTKTGAAPKPIIKVDELVTPLDTKYALLDPQLRAKAKQDALGVPDKPASKSKPKAASTTVNKDVVKKKPSKEVVKEKVPKSLPEALKQINTAELNTAMTTVKARFSGSRLLWLKELASYLNNHTSTELDPVFSGKSRDYPSSVLSSELKTLITSTIQSCDDEALSAFFDQSLITMPSDMNRGVSVSGTKIVLQLLSFHRPTVVLAHLAHANEFLAANESNRAVTLSILWVLAQSSFKDSRVGIQVWMETMLPLISTKNYCAYVAQNAEYLASKTSSMKSLANSLTVADYFKLVEQLQQGTVPTTARNEVAKLVQSLSQPMISAHASKMFMQYLRKLVSDPSGRPDMCKKMVSCLRADAHSYESWRKEYRSNLLSSSCFLQWVADNEQMFARESQDFQATLSHFQTINSTYPPTGKPQQGLNGCIQLCEYLMGSKKNKKKPTRSGSKLKYLNYMMLIALAYLVYYDTRVYGDGQFVNSRLGKAAERSGITAKVLELHQLAQPYLAEAEDRFVLLRDVVYRKTGEIHQRAEPYLAQVGDGMIQLKNAVYRKGEELYPGIWSAADEKYQALVLVTKEKAALGYAMAMEYTELGMEAGAQYWEKFVEWSAVYRQQLAEQTVKVIELTGGYVQCARKTIAEFMEKEQVQHALKYSYDMYHKALHAVGLCSH
- the LOC130701161 gene encoding uncharacterized protein LOC130701161, producing MRKVPQSFKVLLLFGLILGQHVTDAALKFKGKRRGGQANHGLQLGGKRYKSGSHGSASVSKVLEGTSPVLAPQPLTAYTSSKVHLASVPIMALPSPHYSRTGYEIWNAGTEGSDHGRAIWHSGNPRLYGPSTYGPPRVHLTPEDLIIRPEEPSSWHAERISNAIIDSPSIRGPTGSHHLDTEPIAPGGQNKVGKLLALAIAYSYGVPTLPKIKSLLEEDM